GGATCATGTGCTTCGAAAGAGCCGTTAAACTGATTCACTACTAACTGCGAATCTATAAATGCTCGCAACTTAGCAATAttcatttttcgcgcaatatttaaaCCAGCAAGTAGTGCTTCATACTCCTCTTCATTATTTGACACATCAAAATTGAAACACAGTACATACGTATGCTCCTCACCACTTGGGTTTTCCAAAAccaaacccgcacctgcaccttctaCGCAAGAAGCACCATCAGTAAACAAGTCCCAAGTTTCGCCAAGTAGCGGTTTCAATGCGGTTTGCTCATTAATCACCTCCAATTCTCCAGTCATTTCAGCGAGGAAATCCGCCATAACCTGACCTTTTACAGCACTACGCGGAAGGTAAcatatttgataagcacctaattcgACTGCCCACAATGcaagtctaccagatatctctggttttgttaaaacttgcttgattggcatattagttaatacatgcactggatgtccttgaaaatatcttcttaaCCTTCGCGATGTTAAAATAAGCGCGTACACAAACTTTTCGATCGgtgcatagtttatttcacttcctgtaagagctttactaacaaaatacatcggcttttgtattttgttcctttccgcGATCAAAACTGAACCGAAAGCTTCGTTTGCCACTGATAAATAAAGGTAAAGAATTTCGCCATCAAttggcgctgttagtgtaggcaaagttttcaacaactttttcatctcttgaaacgcgGTTTCTGCTTCATTGGaccaaaaaaaaaacttttttgttTCAAACatccttttaaagttttgaaaaacgGCAACTGCCTTTCAGCAGCTCTAGACAAAAAACGTGTTAACACGGCCAGTTTTCCCGTCAAACTTTGAACCTCTTTAACCGTTTTTGGTgcggtcatattttctatagccgcgatcttttttggattagcttgaataccttgttctgtaacaaTATATCCCAAAAACTTTCCTTCAGTTTCACCGAAACTGCATTGTAGCGGATTGAGTTTCATGTTTTTTTCGCAGTGTatcaaatgtttcgcgcatatcttcaataattcgctcttgcgttgtgcttttgatcactaaatcatctacataagcctcgagattacgccctatttgtttgtcaaacgcggtatcaatcaaacgttgatatgtcgcacccgcattaattaaaccaaaaggcatcattatatagcaatatatgcctttgcccgtatgaaatacgtttttatctgcgtcttcttgaGCCATTGGAATCTGGTGATAACCTCTTGCAgcgtccagaaaacatttataCGGGAAAGCTTGCAAAGACTccacttttaaatcaatttctggaagcggatagttatctttggggcacgctttatttaaatctttgtaatcaatacacattctccaagaaccatcaggttttttcaccaacaCTGGGTTCGCGATCCACGATTGGTATTGAACTTCGCGCAAAATTCCAGCTCTCACCAATTTTGCTACTTCTTCGCACAACCATTTTACGCGgtctggggccataccccttcgaTTTTGCACTATAGGTTTTAGGGCTGGATTTACATTAAGCCTGTGTTCCACAATATtacgcggaacaccagtcatatcattttcgctccaagcaaaaacatccatgtaCTGGACAAGTAACTGGATTATTTGCTTCCTAGTATCCGCACTAATATTATGTCCCACTTTAATTTTCTACTCTGGATATGCGGGATTAATAATTTCCATATTATCCGCATCATCGGCAGTTTCCTGCCCTGCGGTTTTTacgttaacagccgcacaaataggcataatgctcattgaaTATATTGTGGCAACCCCTTTATATGTTGGAAATttgatcatgccatgaattgtagacgggataattccaaatttacttatagcggttcttTCCAGTAGCAAGTTATAGCGAGAtgaggctcgcataacataaaaatctaaccgCGCCTGTCGCGCCAAAGCGTTGTCATTTACATCGGCTAGCTCGATTTCTAATGGAAAAATGCCCATAGGCAATGAAGACTCCCCTGCAAAACCAGTTAGCGAAATCGCGGTTGGTTGTAGGTTTGCTTTAATACCCTCTGGCAGCTGAACAaagcattgttcgtaaataataaacactgctgccattatcaacatgaactttcatgacTGTAATTTCAGCTTCTGCGATTTTGCACGATActactatcggcatttcagaaaaatcatcgctctgcactttcgggaaactaattggcgcaGATTGCCAATTATGATATTTTAGCTGACTTTCACTTTTTTTCTCTTTTTTGGGCATTTGCTTGCACAGCAACTACTATATTGCCATTATTCCCGATATTACTCATTATTCCAAGCAATCGAGCAACTTACCGCTGATTTTAAATGTATTCGCctacaaatcatcacaacaaaaacacgattgaaagaattaatcgtttgatagcgcaaaacaaataattttcagtttaatttgtaaaacgtgtcccacggatggcgccaaatgatcaatccttaattaatgatgttacttaattacgggttgagtgcaataagattatgatgaaggatggagtgtttgatgattattttgggtcccgatgatcatctttcactttaactatcaagtgatcaaccaccccgacccggtcttgattgtcaattagcataattcaccttaactCGATGTGAAAATTCCTTggacaaagtcacaagtgaaattcaCAGAGGCTTGGGCAAAGggtagagaatcaacaacccataaatgagaggtcaagctccctatttatagtattcgagatatccgtGGTCCGCGAATCACCTAAccgtccgcggaaactcagcggattaaactgcAGTCCCTTATTAACGTGGAAACATAACTATTgtactttattttcagcgaatattgcatagcttagCTTTAGAGTTCGCGTAATTCTGCTTTTGGCCTttagtaaataaaatatacatatacaatgctatgtatatgatcacctaccgtacccgatcaagcgtatgtggttatatataaatacgttaagttgtaaatctctacattaaattaacaagatatcatttagttaatcaaatataaagcccattaatagcccatagtccaatttccacaagtgtcggtcttttgttcaaaccccaattatggttcaaagcctaataaccccgtcttaatatttagcccaacattcacgattacttcagctcaaataagcataataataacttaaatacgagacattaatttaaaaaggagaatttagcttacagtgatcatTAATCGCGTAAtgttacagggacagagttccgattctaaaacccgtaaaataaccattacataacccaaactaactaatataaaactaaactatattatatatatatatatatattatatatatatatatatatatatatatatatatatatatatatatatatatatatatatatatatatatatatatatatatatatatatatatatatatatatatatatatatatcattgagggagagaaagatggatatatatattctcttttttcgtcgagcagaagcctggtatttataggcataattcctgattctgatgcccatgcgagtgcatggggttttagtgcaaatctcatgcactcgcatgggctcatacactctcatgggttttatgcctatttcccatgcgatcgcatggccatcagatccagctcacatattttttgttttcttgcttgtcgacatattattatatatataatatatatatatatatataatttatattaattatatgtatattttatattttattcttgtgcatagttgacttgtaatttttgctccgttgtctCATACATTtatgcccggtttatgtctcggtttcggtttctcgaacatcttttcgtatgctttaatatcttgtactttaagttccgcaacttgtactcttgtcaatatttagatgttgatcatcaataaattgaaccacttggagtttaacttgtacgtttgagcattttggacgtttgcgtcttcaaatcttcgttttcttcttttgtcttcgcacttaattatttaaacgattattacataaaaatagaacaattgcaataaaaactttacatattggaaggatattgcgcctaaatatatgttcatttggagcactatcagttatgTGCACATTAGGGAACTGGCCGAGTATAGAAGGATCAGTACCGTCTGTGTATAGAAGGGACGgaagaggtcaaccgtgtatagaagggGTGGGCTCGGGGGTTATTGTACAGACAGTATACTGCAATTGACGTATGTAAATGTCAGGAGAGGTATACTGTGGGACAATAATTGGAGCTATCGGTATGGCTCTAGCTTGATCAGCTGGTAGTTGTAGACCTCgcagggtcaacgatcctcttggGTTTTATAGCAGTTAGTGCTATGTATAGTcgttagtgctatgagagtgaatagctgtgtagagctattgatatcATTAGTGAATAACTACGTATAGCTATGGATACATTTATTGTATAGCTATGTAAGGCTATGTTAGTATAATGCCTTTGGTGCCCTAACTGAATAGCTTGTTGATGTTATTGCTACTCTGTTAATTGAATCACTGCCTAGCTCTGTATGATATAGTTGAGTAATGCTATATTATGTGATAGTTGTGTAATGCTATGTCCTTATGCCCTTACCTAATGCATGATCACTAAAATCTAGGCTTGGTACTTTGTATTAGTATCTATTAGGATATCTCACTCACTTAGCGTTGTGCTAATCCAccacattttctcccctgcaggtTATATTGTTTGCATGCTAGAGACGGGAGAAGATAGTTGTACTTtggttatgtttgacacactgaagaactctgatgtCTGATAACTATGCCTAACTAttttgaaaagtaacaccagtGGATTGTAATGTATATTAACGAGGTGCTTTTAACATATGAATTTTATATGCTTTaaatacttccgctgtgatttaaaaaaaaagtacggtgttataaGTTTGAAGTGTTAAATTTAACAACACAAGTCAGTATCTGTTTCTGTCTGGGATCGCGTTTCGACCCATCCTCGCCGCGTCGCGACCATATGTGTAATTTGAGTGCCGAGCTTATCTTGTGGATTTGGGAGTCTGAATCAGGTGGAGGTCGTGTCGCGACTGAATGCTAAACCAGATGCCTATTTGTGGTTAAATAGCTCGACCTTAAAATTATGCTTGGTGTCGGGTCGCGACAGTGGGACGCCGCACCGCGAGTCTCCCCTATAAAAAAAATTGTGTTCGATAAAATGgagtatcattttaaataaaagggTTGGTGTCGTTTCACATGGCTGGGGCCTAATGGTTCACCTAACGGGTTCTGGTAGTTGCCTAAAACATTATTCATACAAGATatctgatcaatccttaattatccaataaaggctaatcaaggattgagtgcaatgagggggtataatggatgtcgattatggttttgggaccttattgtcatatttcgttaagtgcttaatgatcaacaaccatgtcccgatcttcgtaaattaccttaaccaacaaaGATCTAGTCTCGGGCAAACTCAtgagagagatcaatatggctagggcaatccttccagaatcaacaacctaaaatgagaggccaagttcCCTATTTATAGGCTTGAGATCTGCGCGGAAGTAAGATGTGCGCGCACTTAGGCCTTCCGCACAAGTACTGCGAGAATCCTACGCACTCTTTAATATTTCGCGTAATCTCACCGCATTCATTAGCATTTCCCGCGGTTCATCAGTTTCGCATTTTTGTCCTTAAATGATCTTTCGcactcaaaatatacatatacatatgtatgtatatgatcaagtccaccagtttattgtgttacatttttGTAAAATATGTAATacaataaactctaaaaataaaaaatataaattgtAGTTAGAATGAGGTTCTAAAACCATACTCATATGTACGCAGCTTCGCATATCATCCAAACAAACCGCCTTCGTTGTTCTTCTTACGCTAACGGCTATATTTTTAACCATTGCAATTCCTACGCATTTTAGTAGCCGCTGATTTGTTATGATTACATTTAAATGGTACTTTGCGATTTTGAGAGTATAAATAGAAAAGATATCCACATATTTGAAAGTTCACTTTCCCTTGCTTTTTCTCTCTCACAAAGTTATACTCATTATCTTCACCATAATTTTCTAACTTTCTGCGTTTACTTTATATTTGCATACTTACACAAAAGCCCTCACCTTATACCTTCATTATGTCTGCGACACATTCTCCTTCTGCTACTGGTCCATCCGTTAATGACTTTGAGTCACTTATTACGGATGAAAAGCTCACACAAATCAAACTCAACTACCCAATGCGTGAGTTATTTGAGCCTGTTACACCTACCGCGGGTGTCATGGCTAATAATCCACCAAAGTATTATTTTGCTATATATGAAACCTCTCTATACATAGGTAACCTTAGGCTCCTGTTTACTGATTTCTTCTTAAGTGCGTGCCAATTCTACGCAGTGAGCCCTGGGCAATTTCATCCTAACGCAGTTGCGAAACTCATTCTCTTTTAGATGTATTGCAACGCACTCAATAGGCCCATTTCACTAGATGACTTTCGCAAGTTTTCTACGATTCTGACTCATGACACCAGCTGGTTCACACTTAAATGCCACAATGGAGTAATGGACACTCCTAAAGAAAATGTTGGTAATTGGCAACAATCTTTTTTCTTTATTAAAACTACTGCCCTCCGCGAGTATCAAAATGTTAATACTTGGGCAACTGCATACTCAAAATACAGCAAAGAACGTGTTGACCTTGATGAGTATCAAAAAGAAATAATGCAATTAATCACCAACGCTCGCCTACATATCCGCCCATATGGGATTGTGCCTCTGCATGTAGGCAGGATTTCTACTCATTGGCCGTGGTCCAACCAAATAGGCATCTTTAGAGACGCAGATGGTAACAGTATGCATTTATTGCCTTACTTTTTAATTATGATTATCGCGCTTTTTCACATACGCATTACTGTCAacactttttttttattttcgtaGAGATTACTCTTGCAAATCTTATGCGCGAGAAGGATATTAGAGGATTCACTTCATACTGTCGCTCTCTAGATGATGATAATGAAGCTATCGATATTGAAGAGCCATTAATGAATGAGAACATCATTCCTGTTATTCATGATAAAGCAAAACGCAAAAGCACCGTACCTATTCCGGCAACGACATCAAAGAAATGCGCTAAACGCACTATTCATGAAGAGTCTGAAGAAGGTATGCGAAATACTTATTGCGAAACTCTATTAAATATACTGCATTCATACTGCGATTATTGTGTATTCATACTGCGATTTCTTCATAACATTTCTTTTAAACATGTTTACACAGAGCCCATCGATCTTACCAAAAGCTCTCAAGAGGGTCCTCAATTTAACATCTCACAAGAGATCCCTGATAATGTTTTTGACAAGAACTTTGCTCCAGCAAGCCCAATCATGTCTGTAAGATTTGATCATCTCCGCAAACATGTGGATATTGAAGGAGAAACAGCCGCAGACCAACTTAAACAACTTGGTTACGCGGTCCCTGAAGATGTTCGTGCGGAGTTTGAGAAAATCGATGATGAAACAATGGAGAGCGCCAGAGTGCAGAATTTATATTCTGCAGTATGCTTTCTAGTTGATGATTTTCCCCGCAGAGATAGACTAGTCACCGAGCTTAACAGCCAAACCAAGGCAACTCAGCAGGCTAGCAAGAAAGTTTCTCGTCTCGAAAAGGAGAATGCGAAGCTGAAAAAAGAGCTTGAGACTGCGCAAACAGCGCTCCAATCAGCCGAAGCTCAAGTTGCTACGCTTACTATGGCGCTAGAGTCTCAACAGCAATTCGCAACCACAGACGATCAATTTCAGCAACTCATCGCATACCTACCTAACCTTGGCCATAAGATTATGGACTTCAAGCCAGTTTCCCAAAAATTCCAAGCATATCTTAACACGGTAAAACTCCGCGAACGCTGTGAATTTTTATCATTAATCTCAACCGCTTATGGTATTGGCGCGCCATATCCAGAGGTTATTGAGAAGGAGGTATGCGACATAGAGATtgcttgtgacgatcgctccaaatccatatggaggaacacgtcattcatcgatttcattgcgaggtatttgacctctatatgatacgttttgtaaacattgcattcttttgaaaagtcacaccatcaatgaatatttaaatcaaaggttctcgatatctgatgatttctatatatagacaatcaccgtaaataatag
This window of the Rutidosis leptorrhynchoides isolate AG116_Rl617_1_P2 chromosome 7, CSIRO_AGI_Rlap_v1, whole genome shotgun sequence genome carries:
- the LOC139859922 gene encoding uncharacterized protein — its product is MTGVPRNIVEHRLNVNPALKPIVQNRRGMAPDRVKWLCEEVAKLVRAGILREVQYQSWIANPVLVKKPDEISGRLALWAVELGAYQICYLPRSAVKGQVMADFLAEMTGELEVINEQTALKPLLGETWDLFTDGASCVEGAGAGLVLENPSGEEHTYVLCFNFDVSNNEEEYEALLAGLNIARKMNIAKLRAFIDSQLVVNQFNGSFEAHDPSMQKYLQLLKELAARFEHFELAQVPRSQNKKADALNKLAALTFLHFQKQV